A genomic region of Runella slithyformis DSM 19594 contains the following coding sequences:
- a CDS encoding recombinase family protein — MRTVGFTLEISESVELSAIKSITEDIIIGGYRDLEKIVESLQAGDSLVIYKLSRLGNHLSIINKNAHLVIDKGIILKSLSEGIDSSTPDGKRQIELITQLTLQTTEESVRSLTQGRKTAIEKGVKFGPEKGTLYKFQDIAEQVYQMYLTKQHTIEEIRIHFDIGSRSTVYKIIKLFENPPGDGSVS, encoded by the coding sequence ATGCGAACAGTAGGATTTACCCTGGAAATTAGCGAATCAGTTGAGTTGTCGGCAATCAAATCGATTACCGAAGACATTATTATTGGCGGATACAGGGACCTCGAAAAAATAGTTGAATCTTTGCAGGCAGGTGATTCTCTGGTGATTTATAAACTTTCCCGACTTGGGAATCACCTGTCAATAATCAATAAAAATGCCCATTTAGTCATTGATAAGGGGATCATTCTTAAAAGTCTTTCGGAGGGGATAGATTCCTCAACCCCCGACGGGAAACGTCAAATTGAACTCATTACACAGCTGACCCTGCAAACTACTGAAGAATCAGTCAGGAGCCTGACACAGGGCAGAAAAACAGCAATTGAAAAAGGAGTGAAATTCGGACCCGAAAAGGGAACGCTCTACAAATTTCAGGATATTGCCGAACAGGTATATCAAATGTACCTTACAAAACAGCATACCATAGAAGAAATAAGAATCCACTTCGATATCGGCTCCAGAAGTACCGTCTATAAGATCATTAAACTGTTTGAAAATCCACCGGGAGACGGCAGTGTAAGCTGA
- a CDS encoding type IV secretion system protein, whose amino-acid sequence MESLLTIISELYDKQIPMATAMSESIEKYVRAFAAIGALIYIFGRVIMQIANNQDIEVFSLLRPFVIFLLINSASLICNALDSFGTLVRNQVNSGNLQIAERVAALNDKIQEKIDRKWEEIRTKPELYKDAFGTNQTDDEFMGTDFVIDFKIAFAKAEESFKFQLLSVIQTILLALMYIAESCLLLISISYRLVLRMGFPITIALTIFPGFTQTFANWAGRYINFAILPAVAAMYSRISFSLVETYLNYYNPEEAVQGMGAEMQQPEYLGLAFMSLLFLSLIGYIQVPSMSNMLVTVGGVGQIFQAPNRTVMGAGDATQRAGKNIQTYMHERFNRTKK is encoded by the coding sequence ATGGAAAGCTTACTGACCATCATCAGCGAACTCTACGATAAACAGATTCCGATGGCTACCGCCATGTCAGAATCCATTGAGAAATACGTAAGAGCCTTTGCCGCCATCGGTGCATTGATTTACATTTTCGGGAGGGTAATCATGCAAATTGCGAACAATCAGGACATTGAGGTTTTTTCCCTGCTTCGGCCATTTGTCATTTTCCTGCTTATTAATTCCGCTTCCCTGATCTGTAATGCTCTGGACAGTTTCGGGACCTTAGTGAGAAATCAGGTTAACTCCGGTAACCTGCAGATTGCGGAAAGAGTTGCGGCCCTGAATGATAAAATTCAGGAAAAAATAGACAGGAAATGGGAAGAAATCAGAACAAAGCCCGAATTATATAAAGACGCATTCGGGACAAATCAAACGGATGATGAATTCATGGGTACTGACTTTGTCATTGACTTTAAAATCGCGTTTGCCAAAGCGGAAGAATCCTTTAAATTCCAGCTTTTGAGCGTGATTCAGACCATTTTACTGGCCTTGATGTACATCGCGGAAAGCTGCCTGTTACTCATCAGCATCTCTTACCGACTCGTGCTCAGAATGGGTTTTCCCATCACGATTGCCCTGACCATTTTCCCGGGATTTACACAGACCTTTGCCAATTGGGCAGGACGCTACATTAATTTCGCGATTCTTCCCGCCGTGGCTGCCATGTACAGCCGGATCAGTTTTTCACTGGTAGAAACGTATCTGAATTATTATAACCCGGAAGAAGCCGTTCAGGGCATGGGTGCAGAAATGCAGCAGCCGGAATATCTGGGGCTTGCTTTTATGAGTCTGTTATTTCTCTCTCTTATCGGCTACATACAGGTACCCTCAATGTCCAACATGTTGGTAACTGTGGGTGGAGTGGGTCAGATTTTTCAAGCCCCTAACCGTACCGTCATGGGGGCAGGGGATGCCACCCAAAGAGCAGGAAAGAATATCCAAACGTATATGCACGAAAGGTTTAATCGCACTAAAAAATGA
- the traK gene encoding conjugative transposon protein TraK produces the protein MEELLKLQKHFNRVKIITIITLSALGLVCITTLVLSYRSTNEFSKRIYIVNKNAQFEAIAGTVTENRPVEIGYHVRRFHELFFNVIPDAEEIENSTKKSFYLADESAKKLYDDLKEQHFYSDIIQGNVVQKIAIDSVAINSALYPYEAITYATIKQTRATTGAVKKIVTHCRLEDTPRSLRSPNGLFMRNFKIIESKIWR, from the coding sequence ATGGAAGAACTGCTAAAACTGCAAAAACATTTTAATCGGGTAAAAATCATCACCATTATTACCCTGAGCGCTCTTGGTCTGGTATGTATCACGACTTTGGTATTGAGTTACCGAAGTACGAACGAGTTTTCCAAACGCATTTATATCGTTAACAAAAACGCCCAGTTTGAGGCCATTGCCGGGACCGTTACCGAGAACCGGCCGGTTGAAATAGGATATCATGTCAGACGTTTTCATGAATTGTTTTTTAACGTCATTCCCGATGCCGAAGAAATTGAAAACAGTACAAAAAAAAGTTTTTATCTGGCCGACGAATCCGCCAAAAAGCTTTATGATGATTTGAAGGAACAGCATTTTTATTCGGACATTATTCAGGGAAATGTTGTGCAGAAAATTGCGATTGACAGCGTGGCCATCAATTCGGCTTTGTATCCCTACGAGGCCATTACCTACGCCACCATTAAGCAAACCAGAGCTACTACAGGTGCCGTTAAGAAAATCGTCACGCACTGCCGACTCGAAGATACTCCCCGCAGCCTCCGAAGTCCGAACGGCCTTTTTATGCGAAATTTTAAGATTATAGAATCTAAAATCTGGCGGTGA
- the traN gene encoding conjugative transposon protein TraN, whose translation MKKIISFLLLPLFLKAQKPVENANKQMFNEVFANHNQYVLPVDKASVIGSYPLGVSDQKTVHVLFPSEIKEVDVGNQNVVVQVTEAFNNVLRVKANARSTFKETNVTVICKDGKLYSFLANYQDNPEVINLSIGHNQTADERISRELGINFHHQKVLDENDESFNEIQDLSEQALDKRRYIANVGVYTMKVTALLRGIYTKGDNLYYQVEIRNRSEIDYRIDFAKVFLSDISEIRRVAVQEEEIPVKYHLPTDRNIPGNTDKMFVFVVPVRAISASKQVDFELFEEKGARHLRFTISHKLLQRARQL comes from the coding sequence ATGAAGAAAATAATTAGTTTTCTTTTGCTGCCTTTGTTTTTAAAGGCACAAAAACCCGTTGAAAACGCCAATAAACAAATGTTTAATGAGGTTTTTGCCAATCATAATCAGTACGTTTTGCCTGTTGATAAAGCTTCGGTGATTGGGAGTTATCCACTGGGAGTAAGTGATCAAAAGACGGTCCACGTTTTATTTCCTTCCGAAATCAAGGAAGTTGACGTGGGTAATCAAAACGTAGTTGTGCAGGTTACGGAAGCTTTTAATAACGTTCTGCGGGTGAAGGCAAACGCACGAAGTACCTTTAAGGAAACCAATGTTACGGTGATCTGTAAAGACGGCAAACTTTACAGTTTCCTTGCCAATTATCAGGATAATCCTGAGGTCATCAACCTCTCGATCGGACATAATCAAACCGCCGATGAGCGAATTTCCAGGGAGCTTGGCATTAACTTTCATCACCAAAAAGTGCTTGATGAAAATGACGAAAGCTTCAATGAGATTCAGGATCTCAGCGAACAGGCACTTGACAAACGCAGATACATTGCCAACGTAGGAGTGTATACGATGAAGGTAACGGCCCTGTTACGCGGCATCTACACTAAAGGCGACAATCTCTATTATCAGGTGGAGATCAGGAACCGCTCCGAAATTGACTACAGGATTGATTTTGCCAAGGTGTTTCTTTCCGATATTTCCGAAATCAGGCGCGTAGCCGTTCAGGAAGAGGAAATCCCCGTCAAATACCACCTCCCGACTGACAGAAACATTCCCGGTAACACGGACAAAATGTTTGTTTTTGTTGTCCCTGTCCGGGCAATTTCAGCGTCAAAGCAGGTTGATTTTGAACTCTTTGAAGAGAAAGGAGCACGCCATTTACGTTTTACCATATCGCACAAACTGTTACAACGCGCCCGGCAATTATGA
- a CDS encoding DUF3127 domain-containing protein produces the protein MEITGKIIDILPAQEGEGKNGTWKKQNIIIEYGDKYPRKVCVSLWGEPATQEKSAIGKEVEISLNLESQENNGRWYTEVKAWKFKILCLVLFLCLVGCKEKSAYKPYLGEWNNVGTAFYVNQWVFTESNNKLQAKLIKQLKADAPPMVLEYAADVDENGNVVIHAELDMKGNVTDDKLFLLGKIYQKNK, from the coding sequence ATGGAAATTACCGGAAAAATTATTGATATACTCCCTGCTCAGGAAGGAGAAGGTAAAAACGGAACATGGAAAAAGCAAAACATCATCATTGAATACGGTGATAAATATCCCCGGAAAGTGTGCGTCAGTCTTTGGGGAGAACCGGCCACGCAGGAAAAATCAGCGATTGGAAAAGAAGTGGAAATCTCTTTGAATCTTGAAAGTCAGGAAAATAACGGGCGCTGGTACACCGAAGTGAAAGCATGGAAATTTAAGATACTGTGCCTGGTGTTGTTTTTGTGTCTTGTCGGATGTAAGGAAAAAAGCGCCTACAAACCTTATTTAGGAGAGTGGAATAATGTAGGAACCGCTTTTTACGTCAACCAATGGGTGTTTACAGAGTCAAACAATAAGTTACAGGCAAAATTAATCAAACAGCTTAAAGCAGATGCTCCCCCTATGGTGTTGGAATATGCAGCGGATGTCGATGAGAACGGTAATGTCGTGATACACGCAGAACTTGATATGAAAGGAAATGTAACGGATGATAAGTTATTCCTTTTAGGTAAAATATACCAAAAAAATAAATAA
- the traM gene encoding conjugative transposon protein TraM, with product METLDNSQNTVRKLSQRQYQLVALAIGALFSLGLVLWGVGFFKTEESQAAEESKTDALATVPAAKNQPLENDKYKTVSKNDPRFAKTDNSLSVGYVVGVEQNDQIAGNEDLSEQDFQAVESAGRTGYHPQSSAKKKQQIYQQSAARQRAIQREQGRLADPNYALYKKSNEELREERQEAEDREINQRTAQLVLDKLEKNQNQSTQQQINLPAEKKRSLDDDLPSAKPKSQLTEIQPEIQKNTIGLPVTKAGFFYNVSMKNKTGYSANDAVLAVVHGNGSEGIKIQNGTTAKIRLLQNIIFRVKGEPILLEKGTILNGRCSIGDERVFISITSMVIGNAIYPLTVQAYDMDGQLGIYVPNLREKNMLAQNLSRTAAGSMNGGFFVGQGGIAQQVGTQVAIQAAQQTMQSGRQYITAKAQNPKVTVRPNYQILLKSTDFTPTTSNAPTYEENN from the coding sequence ATGGAAACACTAGATAATTCACAAAATACTGTCCGAAAATTAAGTCAGAGACAGTATCAGTTGGTGGCTTTGGCCATCGGTGCCCTTTTCAGTTTAGGCTTGGTACTTTGGGGCGTAGGTTTTTTTAAAACCGAAGAGAGTCAGGCAGCGGAAGAAAGTAAGACCGATGCCCTGGCCACTGTCCCGGCGGCAAAAAATCAGCCGCTTGAAAACGACAAGTATAAAACCGTATCGAAGAATGACCCCCGATTTGCCAAAACAGATAACAGCCTCAGCGTCGGCTATGTAGTCGGAGTTGAGCAAAATGACCAAATTGCCGGCAACGAAGACCTTTCCGAGCAGGACTTTCAGGCAGTTGAAAGTGCAGGCCGGACCGGCTATCACCCCCAAAGTTCTGCCAAGAAGAAACAACAGATCTACCAACAGAGCGCAGCTAGGCAAAGAGCCATACAGCGCGAGCAGGGCAGATTAGCTGATCCTAATTATGCGCTCTATAAAAAATCAAATGAGGAATTGAGGGAAGAACGGCAGGAAGCGGAAGACAGAGAGATCAATCAGAGAACCGCCCAACTTGTGCTTGATAAGCTGGAAAAAAATCAAAATCAGTCAACACAGCAACAGATAAACCTGCCTGCTGAAAAAAAAAGAAGCCTTGATGATGATCTCCCCTCAGCGAAGCCCAAATCTCAGCTAACGGAAATTCAACCCGAAATCCAAAAAAATACGATTGGATTGCCCGTTACCAAGGCAGGCTTCTTTTATAATGTTTCGATGAAAAATAAAACCGGCTACTCCGCCAACGATGCGGTTTTGGCCGTGGTACACGGAAATGGAAGCGAAGGAATCAAAATACAAAACGGTACAACGGCCAAGATCAGATTGCTGCAAAATATCATTTTTCGGGTGAAAGGCGAACCGATTCTTCTTGAAAAGGGAACGATCCTGAACGGTCGCTGCAGCATCGGAGACGAGCGGGTATTTATTTCCATTACTTCAATGGTTATCGGCAATGCTATCTATCCTCTCACCGTTCAGGCCTACGATATGGATGGCCAATTAGGGATTTATGTACCCAATTTGCGGGAAAAAAATATGTTGGCTCAGAACCTGAGCCGTACCGCTGCCGGCTCCATGAATGGAGGTTTTTTTGTCGGACAGGGCGGCATTGCGCAGCAAGTGGGAACACAGGTTGCCATCCAGGCCGCCCAACAGACCATGCAATCCGGTCGGCAATACATCACCGCTAAAGCTCAAAATCCCAAGGTGACTGTTCGCCCCAATTATCAGATACTTTTAAAATCAACCGATTTTACTCCCACCACTTCAAATGCGCCTACCTATGAAGAAAATAATTAG
- a CDS encoding conjugal transfer protein TraO, whose protein sequence is MRYLTIILLLFSGLAYGQTHLRGQRYIQIEAGSYDKLLPGVQKGQMNYHCRIGLGSYSKRLRGGLFYLGYATKSTPLTDDEGNPVGAVIPVSQFTGGYQYELNLVENAAKTFLIKLPFGGLLGYESLNGNKTKYGSFTLQKHSDLLFSITAGLEFEIHSFVVGYRQAYHFTGNYQKFGSYPYVGLKIHFFQ, encoded by the coding sequence ATGAGATATTTAACCATCATTTTACTGCTTTTTTCGGGTTTGGCTTATGGTCAAACCCATCTCAGAGGTCAGCGTTATATTCAGATCGAAGCAGGATCCTACGATAAATTGCTGCCCGGCGTTCAAAAAGGACAAATGAATTATCATTGCCGAATCGGGCTGGGGTCTTACTCCAAACGCCTGAGAGGGGGATTGTTCTATCTGGGGTATGCCACCAAATCAACGCCTCTTACAGATGATGAAGGGAATCCGGTGGGAGCGGTAATCCCTGTCAGTCAATTTACAGGCGGGTATCAGTACGAGCTTAACCTCGTTGAAAACGCTGCGAAAACATTTCTGATTAAGCTGCCTTTTGGCGGGCTGCTGGGGTACGAGAGTCTTAACGGCAATAAGACCAAATATGGCTCCTTTACGCTGCAAAAACACTCTGATCTTCTGTTTAGTATTACCGCAGGGCTGGAATTCGAAATCCACAGTTTTGTCGTCGGTTATCGTCAGGCATATCACTTTACCGGCAACTACCAAAAATTTGGCTCATACCCATATGTCGGTCTTAAAATCCATTTTTTTCAATGA
- a CDS encoding TraG family conjugative transposon ATPase gives MKKPKNIADIFPILSIEEQGLMVTRNADLCFAYAIEYPEVFIQSEANYHTCLDTVHGALKNLGEGYLVHKQDFFIEDKYTPDFSYIQNNDFVLKQNELNFKDRPFLNHRGFLYVILPNEDPLKRTSTNSSLFKRFSRSKEATKPKTLSGFIEKNKSFASTINQSKLFRIRRLNRLEIAGDKQVPGLLDNYFTLAFDDKNLYDISSENGVFRVGNQASYTFVINELDQYPQELPPIVSFKDYSTDRTKVPASYGLNFGLNLRVNHVYNQILYIPSQQNLVTQLTGEVRRHFSFSAWSRDNTFSMEQKTAFIDSMKDGMQAVKGHFNIQTFHTDREELEEQKDVVSAAIQSTGFISKVATTFGEQLFWSCIPGNAAELGYDNFSTLTLDNAVSLFNYETNYKDVPWQNAGILLTDRFGSPRIVDVFFNPLKENLISNRNFTVIGPSGSGKSFTMNNLVYYLLSSKAHVTIVDIGHSYKRLGEIIGARYITHSDEAPIRLNPFYFKADEYGLKGQNANELKEEFKQVICQILFLLFKKEGDKITKSEEVTIFHMVTEYYNYLDTHKKIRPCFDTFYEFTKDVYPDKFRKMGGRAEREFDLEKFYFVLSPFYKDGQYGYLLNATDDVDLSEEPFVIYELDNIKDHPILLPVITLMITNTYVTKLFNLSGVLKILIIEEAWRAVSSEFFATFLLWAFKTARKHFGSIGVVTQEIEDLLKSEIIKDAIVQNTDIKIIMDIRKYLQQAEEVLRLFKINSANVPQIFSINRSMQNSNRGPYKEMALVLGDVCKVYGVEVSKYGAAIFTTEPSEVVQIKQLAAKKGISQMQAALEWADTR, from the coding sequence ATGAAAAAGCCAAAAAATATTGCCGACATCTTTCCCATCCTTTCGATTGAAGAGCAGGGATTGATGGTGACCAGAAACGCCGATCTGTGTTTTGCTTATGCCATTGAATACCCGGAGGTTTTTATTCAGAGTGAAGCCAATTATCATACCTGCCTGGACACCGTACACGGGGCTTTAAAAAACCTGGGGGAGGGCTATTTAGTACACAAACAGGATTTTTTTATTGAAGACAAATACACGCCTGATTTCTCTTACATTCAGAACAATGATTTTGTCCTCAAACAAAACGAACTGAATTTTAAGGATCGCCCTTTTTTGAACCACAGGGGTTTTTTATACGTGATTTTACCCAACGAAGACCCTTTAAAGCGAACCAGTACCAACTCGTCACTTTTTAAGCGTTTCAGCCGGAGCAAAGAGGCGACTAAACCCAAAACACTGTCAGGTTTCATTGAGAAGAACAAGTCGTTTGCTTCTACAATAAATCAAAGTAAGCTTTTCAGGATTCGCAGGCTCAATCGCCTTGAAATCGCGGGAGATAAGCAGGTTCCGGGTTTACTGGATAATTATTTTACATTGGCCTTCGACGATAAGAACCTCTATGATATTTCAAGCGAAAACGGCGTATTTCGAGTGGGAAATCAGGCATCCTATACCTTTGTAATCAATGAATTGGATCAGTATCCACAGGAGTTGCCCCCCATTGTCAGTTTTAAGGATTACAGCACCGACCGAACGAAAGTACCTGCCAGTTATGGTCTGAATTTCGGTCTGAATCTGCGGGTCAATCACGTGTATAACCAAATCCTTTATATTCCCTCACAGCAAAATTTGGTTACCCAGCTGACGGGAGAGGTAAGACGGCATTTTTCCTTTTCGGCATGGAGTCGGGACAACACCTTTTCAATGGAGCAGAAAACGGCCTTCATTGATTCAATGAAAGACGGTATGCAGGCAGTAAAAGGTCATTTTAACATTCAGACCTTTCATACTGACCGGGAAGAACTGGAAGAACAGAAGGATGTTGTTTCGGCCGCCATACAATCAACGGGGTTTATTTCCAAGGTGGCCACCACTTTTGGGGAACAGCTTTTTTGGTCCTGTATCCCTGGCAATGCCGCAGAGCTTGGCTATGATAATTTCTCAACCTTAACCCTTGATAATGCGGTTTCTCTGTTCAATTACGAGACGAATTACAAAGATGTACCCTGGCAGAACGCCGGCATTCTGCTGACCGACCGTTTCGGAAGTCCGCGTATTGTGGATGTATTTTTCAACCCCTTAAAGGAAAATCTGATCAGTAACCGCAATTTTACGGTCATCGGTCCGTCGGGGTCCGGCAAATCCTTTACGATGAATAATCTGGTGTATTATCTGCTTTCCTCCAAGGCACACGTGACCATCGTTGATATCGGACACAGTTATAAACGACTCGGTGAAATTATCGGCGCGCGTTACATTACACACTCGGATGAAGCGCCGATTCGACTTAACCCCTTTTATTTCAAAGCGGATGAATACGGTTTAAAAGGTCAGAATGCGAATGAACTCAAAGAAGAGTTTAAACAGGTGATCTGTCAAATTCTTTTTCTCCTTTTCAAAAAGGAAGGTGATAAAATTACCAAATCGGAGGAAGTGACCATTTTCCATATGGTGACCGAGTATTATAATTATCTGGATACGCACAAAAAGATACGTCCCTGTTTTGATACATTTTACGAATTCACTAAAGACGTATATCCTGATAAGTTCAGGAAAATGGGGGGACGTGCCGAACGTGAATTTGATTTGGAAAAGTTCTACTTCGTTTTAAGCCCCTTCTACAAAGACGGCCAGTACGGCTATCTGTTGAACGCGACGGATGATGTTGATCTGTCCGAGGAACCGTTCGTAATATATGAACTTGATAACATCAAAGATCACCCCATTTTGCTGCCGGTCATCACGTTGATGATCACAAACACTTACGTAACAAAGCTTTTTAACCTTTCGGGGGTTTTGAAAATCCTTATCATCGAGGAGGCTTGGCGAGCGGTATCATCGGAGTTTTTTGCCACGTTTTTGCTTTGGGCGTTCAAGACGGCCCGTAAGCACTTTGGAAGTATCGGTGTAGTCACGCAGGAAATAGAGGATTTGCTGAAGTCGGAAATCATTAAAGATGCCATTGTTCAAAACACTGATATTAAGATTATTATGGACATCCGTAAGTATTTACAGCAGGCCGAAGAAGTCTTAAGGCTCTTTAAGATTAACAGTGCGAATGTACCGCAGATTTTTTCCATTAATCGCAGTATGCAAAATTCCAATCGAGGCCCTTACAAAGAAATGGCTTTGGTACTCGGAGATGTTTGTAAAGTCTACGGGGTTGAGGTTTCAAAGTACGGTGCGGCCATTTTTACGACCGAGCCCTCCGAAGTGGTACAAATTAAGCAGTTGGCCGCTAAAAAAGGTATCTCACAAATGCAGGCGGCTCTGGAGTGGGCTGATACCCGCTGA